AAACGAAATTTAAGAAAAGCAGCATACTTAACTAAAGGCGATGCAAAAGTCGTCAAATTGATGATTAAACGATAAATTTGAAGATAGGAGGAATTTATAATGGCTAGAATTAAAAAAGGCGTTAATGCCAAGAAAAAACATAAAAAAATACTGAAGCTTGCTAAGGGATATTATGGTGCAAAAAGTAAGCTTTACAGACCTGCCAATGAAGCAGTTATGCGAGCACTCCGATCTTCTTATGTCGGACGAAAAGAAAAGAAACGTAATTTTAGACGTCTCTGGATTACCCGTATTAATGCTGGGGCTAGAATGCATGGTTTAAGTTATAGTAAATTTATGTATGGACTTAAAGAATCTGGTGTCGAGATCGATCGAAAGATTCTTGCTGATCTGGCAATGAACGATATGGATGCATTTAAATCACTGGTTGATGTTTCCAAAAAAGGTTTAAATATTAATTAGTTACATTATAACTTCTCGTAGAAGTCTTTTTTATGAGAAGTTTTTTTATGAGGAATTAAGAAATCGAAACAAACAGGCAATCAGCATCTAGTCAGGTAAAACTGATATTATAGCGGTTGTCTTTTTCCATGTGAGGGAACTGTGTGCTGGTTGAATATTTTTGCTTTAAGATTAGCTGTTGCATTTTTCTTTATGCGTGATAAAATATGAATGATATTTAAATTTGGAATGTGGAGACTATTGTGAATGATAAAACGATTTTGCAAATAAAGAATTACCTAACGCACCGCTCTCCTGCTGAAATCCTGATATTTGGTTTTGCAGCAGTTATTTTGATCGGAGCAATACTTTTAGCTCTCCCTGTTTCAAGTGCCAGCGGTCATAGTCCCGGTTTTTTAAATGCTTTATTCACTGCAACTTCAGCAGTTTGTGTTACCGGTCTTGTGGTCGTTGATACGGGAACATTCTGGTCTGTTTTTGGCAAATTTGTAATTATAACATTGATTCAGATTGGCGGATTGGGTTTCATGTCCCTGACAACAATGTTTTTTGTACTTGCAGGTAAAAGGATCACGATCAAAGACCGCTTATTAATCCAATCATCAATTAACATGGACTCAATTTCTGGGATTGTTAAATTTACAAAATATATTTTCTTTTCTTCAATTGTCATTGAATTAATAGGAGCTTTATTTTTAAGTCTGGTTTTTATTCCAGAGTTTGGATTAGTTAAAGGAGTAGCCTACAGTATTTTTCATGCAATTTCAGCATTTTGTAATGCTGGATTTGATCTTATAGGACATTTCAGAAGTTTAACACAATATGTAGATAATGCCCTTGTAAATTTTGTGATCGGTGGTCTGATTATCTTTGGGGGTCTGGGTTTTGCAGTGACCAGTGATGTGTTCTATATTAGAAAATTTAGTAAAATGACGATGCAGGCCAAACTCGTTCTAGTAATAACTGGAATACTATTTTTAATTGGTTTTGTATTCTTTTTTATATTTGAATTCAATAATCCCAGAACAATGGGCAATCTATCGATTAGCGGAAAAATACTTGCTTCATTTTTCCAATCAGTTTCTCCGAGAACTGCTGGATTTAATACAATTGATATGTCAAATTTAACAAAGCCGTCATTATTTTTAACTATGCTGTTGATGTTTATCGGGGCTTCTCCAGGTTCGACTGGTGGTGGGGTAAAGACAACCACCATTGGAATTATAATTTTAACAGTGGTTTCGGTGCTTAATGGTAAAAAAGATGTGGTGGCGTTTAAACGAACAATTACTGGTCCTGCAATCAGGCGAGCTATATCAGTGGTTGTAATAGCATTGGCTATTGTCATTGTGATGATATTTGTGTTATTATGCTCTGAGCCGGAATTATCATTTGAAAGTATTATTTTTGAAGTACTTTCAGCATCAGGAACAGTCGGTTTGTCAATGGGAATCACCCCGCATCTGTCAATTAGTGGGAAATTAGCACTAATCGTAACGATGTTTGTTGGCAGATTAGGGCCGCTTACAGTGGCATATGCAATTTCTAGAAATGAAAAGCGTCTTAGAGAAAACGTCGGATCATTTAAATTACCAGAAGGTAACATCATGATTGGCTAGAGGAGGAAGGGTTAATTGAAAGAGAAGCAGTTTGCGGTTCTGGGTTTGGGTCGCTTTGGCGAGGCTTTGGCCATAACGTTAAGTGAACTTGGATGTAACGTTGTTGTAGTGGACAATGATGAGGAGAAGATCCAAAATATTGCCAATAAAGTGACTTATGCTGTTACAGCTGACGTAACAGACATTAACGCCCTTAAAGCAATTGGTTTAAAAAATGTCGACGCTGTTGTTGTTTCTATTACCTCAGATATTAATAGCAGCATAATGGGTATTGTTAATGCACAGGAACTGGGAATTCAGGAAATTTATGGAAAAGCAAATAATGCTCAGCATGAAAAAGTTCTGCTGAAACTTGGGGTCAAGAAAGTTTTTTCTCCAGAGCGCGACATGGGTGAACGAGTAGCCCATACTCTGGTTACAGGCGGTTTTATCGATATCCTGGAGTTAGATACTGACCATATGATTGTTGAAGTAGATGTTTTACACATTTGGGAAGGAAAAACTTTAGAGCAACTTGATTTACGAGCTGTATATGGAATAAATGTTATAGCCATTCGCTCCTTTGATGTTCTGAACGCTAGCCCTTTAGCATCTGATATGATAAAGCCAGGGGATAAGATTATAGTTATGGGTGAGAGTAAATCCATTAATGAACTCAATAAACTATCAAAGAAAGATAACCAAAATTGACAGAATATGATATAATAACTTCCAGACAGAATGAGCAACTTAAACTGATTGGTAAACTGAGACAAAAAAGAGTTCGTGATGAGTTGGATCTTTTCATTATCGAAGGTAAAAAACTTATTTTAGAAGCTTTAAAGAGTAAAGCAGTTATAGAGAAAGTTTTTTTATCAGAGCGACTTAAAGATACCGAGATTATAAAGAACCTAAGTCAAGCAGGCCTAAATAGTGAAGTGGTTTGGGTTAAACATTCACTTTTTGACAGTTTTTCTGAAATGAAAAATCCTGAAGGGGTATTGGCACTGGTTAAAAAACTTAAGCCGGGAGCAAATCCAGGAAAGAGATATATTATTCTTGAAGATGTTCAGGATCCCAATAATGTCGGAACGATTATCCGTACAGCAGATGCTGCCGGGTTTGATTCAATTATTGCGACCCTAAAGACTGCAGATTTCTATAATGAGAAGGTTGTACGGGGGTCGATGGGATCAATATTTCACCTTAACCTTGAAACGACCAATCATATAAACGATACTATCACTGAATTAAAAAAGTCAGGTGTAATTATTATTGGAACAGCACTTGACGGGAAAAATATTTTTGAGCAGACTACAAATTTTAGTTCTTTCGCCCTTGTACTAGGAAATGAATCTCGAGGGATGAGCGGTGATTTAAAGGCTAAATGTGAGCATTTATATCAGATTCCAATTTATGGGCAGGCAGAATCCCTTAATGTAGCTGTTGCAGCAGGTATTGTAATGTACCAGCTGGCAAAATAATTAAATAATTAAATCGATGAATGAGCAAGTAAGGTAATTGATTGCAGTACAGAGAAAAAATCCTTGGCTGAAAGATTTTATGCAATAATCATCCGAAATTCCCTCAGGAGTTTAAAAGTGAACGCAAAATGTCAGTAGTTTTTAACGTTTATCACGTTACGATAGTAAAGAGAATACATATGTATTAATTAAGGTGGTACCGCGGAAAGATTTCGTCCTTTTAAGGGCGTTTTTTTATTTGTCAAAATTTGAGTCATATAATACATGATGAAAATAGAGTTATAAAAGTATGAAAATTAATTAAGGAGAATTTATGAAGGGTCAATTAAAAGAAATTCAAGAGCGGTTCTTAGATGAGGTTCAAAAAGTAAAGGATCTAAAAGAACTTGACGCGATTCGTGTTAAGTTTTTAGGAAAAAAGGGAGAATTGACTGCAGCACTAAAGGGGATGGGGAAATTATCGTCTGAGGAAAGACCAGTGATAGGAAAAATCGCTAATGATGTCAGAGAGTCAATCGAAAAAAATCTGAGTGCGCAAAAAGAAAAATTTGAAAAAATAAAAATAGATGCACAATTATCAATGGAAACTATTGATGTATCACTTCCCGGTACAAAGAAAAGTGTTGGAAAACTTCATCCGTTAACTAAAACAATTAATGAACTGGAAGAAATATTTTTAGGGATGGGTTTTTCAATAGCAGATGGTCCTGATATTGAATGGGCAAAGTATAATTTTGATTTCCTTAATGTACCGAAAGAGCATTCTGCCAGAGATTTACAGGATACTTTTTATGTTGATGAAGATATTGTTCTAAGAACCCAGACTTCTCCAGTACAGGTGCGGGTAATGGAACAAAAAAAACCGCCAATGCGAATTATTTCTCCCGGTCGTGTTTACAGGTGCGATGAAATTGATGCGACTCATTCTCCGGTTTTTCACCAGATGGAAGGCCTAGTCATTGATAAAGGGATTACCATGAGTGATCTAAAAGGAACATTAGATTTATTTGCCAAGAAGCTTTTTGGAGAACAGACCAAAACTAAGTTTCGGCCTCATCAGTTTTATTTCACGGAACCAAGTGCTGAAATGGATGTAACCTGTTTCAAATGTGGTGGTGAAGGATGTAGGGTTTGTAGTAACACAGGATGGATTGAAATCCTTGGTTGCGGGATGGTGCATCCTAATGTTTTGAGAGATTGTGGTATCGATCCTGATATATATAGTGGATTTGCTTTTGGGATGGGCCTCGACCGCATCACCCTAACAAAATACGGCATCAATGATTTGCGTTTGTTGTTTGAAAATGACCTGAGATTTTTAGGACAGTTTTAGTAGGAGGAAACAATGTTAGTATCATTAAAGTGGTTGAAAGAATATGTAAAAATTAATTGTGAACCGGGTGAACTCGGAGAAGCCCTGACGATGTCCGGGACAAAAGTCGAAACAATGTCTGGTGTTTCACCGAAAATAGAAAATATATTGACAGGGAAAATCACCAAGATAGATCAACATCCAAATGCAGATAAACTTGTAGTCTGCCAGGTAAGCTTTGATCATTTTGAAAAAACAATTGTGACTGCAGCAAAAAACGTGTTTGAAGGTGCGGTAGTGCCAGTGGCACTAGATGGCGCGGTTCTCGCAAATGGAGAAAAGATTTACGATAGTGATTTTAGAGGTGTTTTATCACAAGGTATGTTCTGTTCAATTCAAGAATTGGGGATGAATCAGGATTTATTCTCCAAAGATGTAATGGATGGGATATATATACTACCGGCTGATACTGTTTTAGGAGAGTCAGTTAAATCATTACTGTGGTTAGATGATACCATTATTGATATAGAATTGACTGCTAATCGTCCGGATTGCCAGTCTGTATTGGGAATAGCCAGAGAGACTTCTGCTACATTAAATCAGGGGCTTAATACATTTGAAATTTATAGTCAAGAGGAAACTGAGGATGTTATTTCAAAATATTTAACTATAAAGGTTGAAAGTGACTTATGCATGCGCTATGTTGGGAAAATGCTGCAAGTCAAAAAAGTCGAACCATCTCCACTTTGGATGCAGGTTAAACTTTTAAATAGTGGGGTACGTCCAATTAATAATATTGTCGATGTTACAAATTACGTCATGTTAGAATTGGGACAACCACTACACGCATTTGACTATAAAAATCTTGACTCGGACCGAATTGTTGTAAAGACAACAGATGATAAAAAGTTCACAACACTTGACGAACAGGAAAGAGAAATTGACCAAACAATGTTAATGATTACAAATGGAAAATTTCCAGTTGCGATTGCAGGAGTGATGGGTGGACAAAATTCGGAAATCAATAAAGCTACCGAATTGATTGTTTTGGAATCAGCATGTTTCGATAAAAGCAGTGTGCGATTGACTTCAAAAAAACTAGGTCTTAGAACCGAAGCTTCTTCTCGTTACGAGAAAGGCGTAGATCCTGATTTGGCAATAGTTGCTGCTCTTCGTGCAACCTATCTTTTAAAAGAAATTGGAGCAGTAGATGTGATTGAAGGTATTATTGATGTGTATCCTGAAGCACAAGAGCAACCAGAGATTGAATTGGATCCGGAATGGGTTAATCAATTTATTGGTATTGATTTGTCGACAAAAGATATGGTTGGCTTTTTAAAGCGTTTGTTTTTTGATGTGACACAAAAAAATGAACTACTTTTGGTAACACCTCCTTATTATCGAACTGATGTTCAAATTAAGGAAGATCTAGCAGAAGAAATTGCACGAATTTTTGGATACAATAATATTCCTGGAACAATAATGGGTGGAGAAACTCAGGTTGGAGAAAAATCTGAGCTCCAAAAAACTGAATCATTAATTAAGAATATTCTGATTGGACAGGGATATTATGAGACGATGACCAGTTCATTTACCAGTGAGAATAAAATTAGTGGGCTTAATCAGGAATCTCAAGGAGATATGGTAAAACTCATTAATCCACTTGGAGAAGAGAACAGTTTAATGAGAAAGTCATTGATTGGTCATCAGCTGGAAGTGATTGAATTAAACAGTCATCGAAAAAATTCACAGGGTCGTTTTTTTGAATTGGCAAACACTTATTTAAAGAATAATAAGATCGGCGAATTACCCGTTCAGGAAAAGAACTTGGTTTTAAGCAGCTACGGCAACACGGATTATTTTGATTTAAAAGGTACTGTTGAACTGATGCTGACTGAGCTGGGGATAACGGATTTATTGTTCTCTGCAGGCGGAAGTGAATTTTATCATCCCGGGCGAAAGGCTGAGATTTTTGCTGGCACAGTAAAATTAGGCGAACTTGGTGAAATACATCCTCTTGTAGTAAAAAATTATGACTTGCCAAAGCGGTGTTATGTATGCGAAATGTCATTTGAAAAATTATTTGAGGTAAAGAAAAATAATATTCGCTTTAAAGAATTGCCAAAATTCCCGGGAACGTCCAGAGATTTAGCGATTGTAGTTCGGCATGAAATTCCAGCTTCCAGTGTGATTGCGATTATCAGAGAAAACTCTGGTGAGTTATTGGAATCTGTTGATCTATTTGATGTTTACACTGGGGAACAAGTGGCTGAAGGGTATAAAAGTTTGGCCTATGCTTTAAGTTTCAGGCATATGGAAAAAACTTTAAGTGATGATGATATTAATCCAGTAATCGAAAAAATACTTACTGAACTTAAAGGGCAACTAGATGGACGGTTACGAGAATAGAACTAGAAACCTGCTGGCATTAACTCAGATTGCTGGGCTTGGTCGAAAGCGAATTAAGAAGCTCGTTTTCATTGCGGAAAAAAAACTATCTTTCATTGGTGAAATAATAGAGTCAGGGATAAAGTCTGGTATAATAAAAACTGAGATATCTAAACAAAATATTGAAGATGCTATAAATGCGGCAGAAAAAATTCTTGATCAGAACGATCGTTACGGGATAAAAAGCATTACCTATTTAGAAAATGATTTTCCAGAATATCTCCAATATGAAGACGGCCCATTAATTATTTATTATTTGGGGGAGCTTAGTAGTATGAATTGTGATAGACGTGTGGCTGTAATTGGTAGTAGGAAGCCTGAACGCCTGGGATATGATTTTGCTTACATGGCTGCTAGACAAGTAGTGTTGAAAAAGGGAATAGTGATTAGTGGACTGGCAACTGGATGTGATTCTGCCGGACATCGAGGAGCGCTGGCGGAAAATGGAAAAACAGTGGCTTTTCTACCATCAGGTCTGCTAAACATATATCCGGCAGAAAATCAAAAGCTTGCAGATCAGATACTTGATTTGGAAGGGGGCTTAGTTACGGAATACCCTCTTCAAACAGAACCTTTGCCTTATCGTTTTGTAGAGCGGGATAGACTTCAGGCAGCGGCAAGTCAAATCGTCATCGTTTCCTCTTTTTCAGAACGTAGTGGAACAATCCAAACTTTAAAATATGCTCATGCGTATCAACGACCAATTTATACGCTGAAAGATATTGTCAGCGAAAGTCCTTCGGGTTTTAAAAAGCTTAATACTTTAGAAATAGATTATTCGGTTTTAAAATTTTCAAATATAATTGATGTTTTAAACCATTTATAAATAAATCATTTGTTTTTTTGTAAATTTTTACATATAATAGGAGTAAACAGTTTACTCATTACAGGAGGAATAAAATGCCTGAAAAATCAATTATTGAATTAAAAATTTTAGATACAGATTTTAATTTGAAAGCAACGGAAAATGAAGATCATATTCTTGAGGTTGCAAATTATGTTAAAACGGAGTTAGAACGGGTAAAGACAGCGAATCCTTTTACAAATCATATTCGGATAGCAATTTTAGGATGCATGAATATTACTGAAAAATTACTAAAAGCGGAGTCTGAACTGGAAAATGCCGAAGAGCAGAAAATCAAGGAAATAGGTGAGATCAATTCAGTTAAAGAAGAACTGAAAGATGCCTATGATTTAATTGAAGCGGAAAGAGTGAAGTACGCTACTCTTGAAGAAGAAAAAAAGGCGCTTGATAAAGAAATGGCAGAGAAGGAAGAGCTTTTAACTCAATATCGGGAGCATTTGCGTCAAAGTAAGGCAGATAGTGAAGCGAGCCGTAAAACAATTCTGGATTTACAGAATCAATTGTTCGAAAGTCAAATTGAGTTAGTTAAAGTAAATAAAAATAGTATAGAAAAAGATGCTTTTAAAAGTATTGAAGAAAAAATAAAATTAGATTAAAGACATTTAATAATGACAAAGGTTTATGAAGCCGTCACTTTGGTGGCGGCTTCTAAATTTTAGAAATAGAAGAATTTATCTGATAATATCAATATAAGTGGACAAATTCTGTAATTAACTGGGTCGGCTTTAAATATTGAATGTGTTGCGGATCAGAAATGAAGGAGAATAAATGAAAACCATATTAATCGACGGAAACAGTCTGATATACAGAACATTTTATGCAATACGAGAGATGCATAACTCAAAAGGAATGCCAACAAATGCAATTTATGGATTTGTTAATATTCTTGTCAAAATTCAGGAGGAGTTTAAACCAGACTATCTGGGAGTTGCATTTGACTTGAAAGGTCCGACCTTTAGAGATGAAATTTTTGAGGACTATAAAGGCGGCAGACAAAAGATGCCGGAAGAATTGGAACAGCAATTTCCTGTATTAAAAGAATTGTTAGCTAAAATGGGGATTGCTATTCTTGAAAAAGCAGGTTTTGAAGCCGATGATATAATTGGTACTCTCGCTAAAATGGGTGAGAAAGAAGGACTTAAAACAGAAATTATTACAGGTGATAGAGATTCTTTTCAGTTAGTAGATGAAAATATTACAGTGCTATATACTAAGAAGGGGATTACTGATCTGGAAATTGTAAATATAGATTGGGTAAATAAAAAATATGGGTTAATGCCATTAGATCTCATTGAATTGAAAGCTCTAATGGGGGATAAATCCGATAATATACCAGGAATACCCGGAATAGGAGAAAAAACAGGAATTAAACTGGTTAAGGACTATAAGGACCTTGAAGGTTTATACGAGCGGATTGAAGAAATTAAAGGAAAGCAAAAGGAAAAGCTTGTCGCGGGAAAAGATTCAGCTTTTTTAAGTCGTCGTTTAGGAACTATTGACACAAGGGTAGCACTAGGAATAGATTATGAATGTCTTCGTTTCACGAATATGTTCAATCCGGATAGTATTGAATTTTTGAAAGAGCTGGAATTTAAAGCGCTTTTAAATAGGATCGATCAGTCTTCGGATAAACAGAGTTGCATTGAAATCCTCTATGACACCGTTAACACAGAAGCATCGATGAAAAAATTGATGTTTGAACTTGAAGAATGCAGTTCAATTTCAATATATTTTTATCAGGAAGACAATGCAGTATTTCTGGGGATTGGTTATAATGAAAAGCTTGTTTTTATAGATGATCTTTCGATTAAAAAACTTAACTTTTTTAACCAGTTTAATGAACTTTCAAATTTATCCAATTTGGGTTTAATCAGCCATGATCTCAAGAATTTATTACATATTCTTCATAAAAATGGAATATCAGATGTAAGGGATGCATTTGATATTCTGATTGCATCTTATCTGTTAAGTCCTGGTGATCAGAGATATGATTTAAAAACAGCAGCGTATCGTTATTTGGACGAGAGTATTACAGATGAGGAAGATTTTTTTGGAAAAGGTAAAAAGAGATTATCAGTTAACGAGATTGAACCTGAAAAGTTAGCAGATTATGTGATGAAAAACTGTGAGATTATCAAGCGATTAAAACCAGTATTGGAAGAAGAGTTGATTAATACAGAAATGATTTCGCTTTTTCAAACAATGGAGTTGCCATTGCTCTCGGTTATGGCGTCGATGGAGGAGTTAGGAGTAACTGTAGACCAGGATGAGTTGAAAATTCTGGCAGAAGAATTTGAAAGCTCATTAGAAGTTTTAACAAAAGAAATTCATGAAATGGCTGAGGCAGGAGATTTCAATATCAATTCTCCTAAGCAGTTGGGTGAAGTTCTTTTTGAAAAGTTGAAACTGCCAGTTATTAAGAAAACAAAAACCGGATATTCTACAAATATTGAAGTTCTTGAGCAATTAATTAATTTTCATCCGATGATTCAAAAAATTATCGATTATCGGATGCTCTCAAAATTGGATTCTACCTATGGAAGAGGGTTAATTGGCTTTGTTGATGAAAAAAAGGGTAAAATATTTTCTACTTTTAATCAGACTGTAGCAGCGACTGGCCGAATCAGCAGTTCGAATCCTAATCTTCAGAACATTCCAGTTAAAACTGAAATGGGACGAAAAATCAGGAAGGTTTTTATACCTTCTCAGAAAAATTGGATTCTGGTTGACGCAGATTACTCCCAGATTGAACTGCGAGTTCTTGCGCATTTATCAGATGATGAAAATCTTATCGATGCTTTTATTAAAGAGCAGGATATTCATACTCGAACAGCATCGGAAATTTTTGGAGTTCAACTTGAAGAGGTTACAAGAACCCAGCGCGGTCAGGCAAAGGCAATCAATTTTGGCCTAATTTATGGAAAGCAGGCATTTAGCCTGGGTAAAGATCTGGGAATTAGCAGAAATGAAGCGCAGGACTATATTGATAAATATTTCGCACGATATCCTAAGGTTCAGGCTTATATGGAGAATATTATAAAACAGGCAAAAGAAGAAGGATATGTTACTACAATTTGGGGACGTCGTCGTTATATTCCAGAAATGAATTCAAAAAATGGGATCTTAGTTCAGGCTGGAGAACGAATGGCCTTAAACACTCCGATTCAGGGCAGTGCCGCTGATATTATTAAATTAGCTATGATTCGTGTTTATGAACGTCTGGACAAGGAAAACTTGCAAGCTAAACTAATCCTACAGGTGCATGATGAGTTGATGATTGACACTCCGATCGATGAAAAAGATATTGTGGAAACGATAATAAAAGAAGAAATGGAAAATGCAGCCAGTCTAAAAGTTCCGTTGACAGTGGATGTGAATACGGGTAAGTCATGGTATGACATAAAATAAGTTAACGAGTATGTTTAAATGTCATATAAAGAATGAATCTGAGATAGATTGTGAGAAAAAAATGAAAATCATTGCTATAACTGGTGGGATTGCTTCGGGAAAATCAACGGTCGTTAAGATTTTGAGGAATAGATATCACTATGAAATTATTGATGCTGATCAACTAGCTCGTGAGGCGGTAAAAAAAGGATCGCCAGGCCTCAAAAAAATTGTTGAGATTTTTGGAAAAAAAATATTAACTAACGATGATGAATTGAATCGTTCTAAAATGGGACAAATGATTGCTGAGGACCAGAGTGCCAGAGAAAAGCTCAATGCTATTGTTCACCCGGAGGTGAGGCGGTTATACAATTTGGAGTTTGAAAAATATGAAAAGACAAATCTGCCAAGTATATTCTATGATTGTCCGCTTTTATGTGAATCTGGATTGACCAACACAGTTGATGAGATATTTTTAGTGGTAGCGGACGAAAAAATTCGTTTAGAGAGAATTATGAGTAGAGATAAGGTATCAGAAGAATTAGCACAAAAAAAAATTGATATGCAGATGAAAGATGAAGACAAAGAAAAAATGGCAGACGTTGTAATTGAAAATAATGGTACATTTGATGAGTTAATCATTACCCTGGATTGCTATTTGACAAATCGAAAACTTTAGGTTTAAAAAAGACTTGAAAATTCATTTGCGATCTAGTATAATAATAAAACAGGTTAAAAACTGTTAGCGAGGATGGTGGAACGGCAGACACGCAGGTTTGAGGGATCTGTTGCAGCAATGCAGTGAGGGTTCAAATCCCTTTCCTCGCACCATTATGAATTTAGAGACAGCTTTGATAGCTGTTTTTTTATTTTTAATTCACTATTAAACTATTAATAATATATAGAGTATAATGATTCATCCTTTTAATCAGAATTAATAATATTGACTCCTAACCTTAAATTAATTTTACAATTGAAATATTGACATTTTCAGATGAATAGTTTATGATTATTTCAATAAAATAATATGAATAAACCGTTGAAGTGGAGATAACGGTGTATCGTGCAGTTACAGAGAGCGGGGAATGCTGAGATCCCGTACAACGCAGCGCATCAAATGGACCACAGAGGGCGTAGTGAAAGGAGTAATCTGATTATCCTACGACGTGACGCATACGTAAGTTGCGAGGAATATGTTAGTATTCTGCAGAGTGTACAGTACTTTTGAGTTACTGTAAATTAAGGTGGTACCGCGGCTAGTTCGTCCTTTTTTATAAGGGCGATTTTTTATTTTTTTGAAAAGTTTGTAGACAGAATAATTAGCTGCTAAACCCATGGAAATTTAAATTATGCAACTGTAGGATCAGTTGGAAAGGAATTGAGAATGATTAAACCTACTATTGATGAGGCTAGAACCTATGCAAAAAACTATCGGATTGTTCCCATTAGTATGGAGTTGTTATCAGATATTAAGACCACGGTTGAAGTACTTAGAACTTTAAAATCAACAGGAAAGAGAACGTTTCTTTTAGAAAGTGTTGAGGGTGGTGAGAAATGGGGACGTTATTCTTTTCTTGGATACGATCCTAAACTCAGTATAAAAGGTCTAGATGGGAGCATTGAGATTGAGGATGAGAATGGAATAATGAATTCGATAGAGAATCCTGTCGCTGTCATCCGGAAAATTCTTGAAGAAAATAAAAGTCCGCAATTATCTGAATTTCCAGTTTTTACCGGTGGTTT
This genomic interval from Eubacteriaceae bacterium ES3 contains the following:
- the polA gene encoding DNA polymerase I — encoded protein: MKTILIDGNSLIYRTFYAIREMHNSKGMPTNAIYGFVNILVKIQEEFKPDYLGVAFDLKGPTFRDEIFEDYKGGRQKMPEELEQQFPVLKELLAKMGIAILEKAGFEADDIIGTLAKMGEKEGLKTEIITGDRDSFQLVDENITVLYTKKGITDLEIVNIDWVNKKYGLMPLDLIELKALMGDKSDNIPGIPGIGEKTGIKLVKDYKDLEGLYERIEEIKGKQKEKLVAGKDSAFLSRRLGTIDTRVALGIDYECLRFTNMFNPDSIEFLKELEFKALLNRIDQSSDKQSCIEILYDTVNTEASMKKLMFELEECSSISIYFYQEDNAVFLGIGYNEKLVFIDDLSIKKLNFFNQFNELSNLSNLGLISHDLKNLLHILHKNGISDVRDAFDILIASYLLSPGDQRYDLKTAAYRYLDESITDEEDFFGKGKKRLSVNEIEPEKLADYVMKNCEIIKRLKPVLEEELINTEMISLFQTMELPLLSVMASMEELGVTVDQDELKILAEEFESSLEVLTKEIHEMAEAGDFNINSPKQLGEVLFEKLKLPVIKKTKTGYSTNIEVLEQLINFHPMIQKIIDYRMLSKLDSTYGRGLIGFVDEKKGKIFSTFNQTVAATGRISSSNPNLQNIPVKTEMGRKIRKVFIPSQKNWILVDADYSQIELRVLAHLSDDENLIDAFIKEQDIHTRTASEIFGVQLEEVTRTQRGQAKAINFGLIYGKQAFSLGKDLGISRNEAQDYIDKYFARYPKVQAYMENIIKQAKEEGYVTTIWGRRRYIPEMNSKNGILVQAGERMALNTPIQGSAADIIKLAMIRVYERLDKENLQAKLILQVHDELMIDTPIDEKDIVETIIKEEMENAASLKVPLTVDVNTGKSWYDIK
- the coaE gene encoding dephospho-CoA kinase (Dephospho-CoA kinase (CoaE) performs the final step in coenzyme A biosynthesis.); this translates as MKIIAITGGIASGKSTVVKILRNRYHYEIIDADQLAREAVKKGSPGLKKIVEIFGKKILTNDDELNRSKMGQMIAEDQSAREKLNAIVHPEVRRLYNLEFEKYEKTNLPSIFYDCPLLCESGLTNTVDEIFLVVADEKIRLERIMSRDKVSEELAQKKIDMQMKDEDKEKMADVVIENNGTFDELIITLDCYLTNRKL
- the zapA gene encoding cell division protein ZapA, giving the protein MPEKSIIELKILDTDFNLKATENEDHILEVANYVKTELERVKTANPFTNHIRIAILGCMNITEKLLKAESELENAEEQKIKEIGEINSVKEELKDAYDLIEAERVKYATLEEEKKALDKEMAEKEELLTQYREHLRQSKADSEASRKTILDLQNQLFESQIELVKVNKNSIEKDAFKSIEEKIKLD
- a CDS encoding DNA-processing protein DprA, producing MDGYENRTRNLLALTQIAGLGRKRIKKLVFIAEKKLSFIGEIIESGIKSGIIKTEISKQNIEDAINAAEKILDQNDRYGIKSITYLENDFPEYLQYEDGPLIIYYLGELSSMNCDRRVAVIGSRKPERLGYDFAYMAARQVVLKKGIVISGLATGCDSAGHRGALAENGKTVAFLPSGLLNIYPAENQKLADQILDLEGGLVTEYPLQTEPLPYRFVERDRLQAAASQIVIVSSFSERSGTIQTLKYAHAYQRPIYTLKDIVSESPSGFKKLNTLEIDYSVLKFSNIIDVLNHL